The following coding sequences lie in one Pectobacterium sp. A5351 genomic window:
- the rimI gene encoding ribosomal protein S18-alanine N-acetyltransferase → MNTISSLTPADLAQAFKIEQASHAFPWTEKTFVSNQGERYFNIKLSHDGQLASYAITQVVLDEATLFNIAVHPDYQRQGLGRQLLEYLIDEMERRGILTLWLEVRESNARAIALYESLGFNEVSVRRDYYPTAQGREDAILMALPLG, encoded by the coding sequence ATGAACACGATATCTTCTCTGACGCCAGCCGATCTGGCACAAGCCTTTAAAATTGAACAAGCCAGCCACGCCTTTCCCTGGACGGAAAAAACGTTTGTCAGCAATCAGGGGGAACGTTATTTCAACATCAAGCTGAGCCATGACGGGCAACTTGCCTCCTACGCCATCACGCAGGTCGTGCTGGATGAAGCGACGCTGTTCAACATCGCCGTGCATCCCGATTATCAGCGTCAGGGCTTGGGTCGCCAGCTGTTGGAATACCTGATCGACGAAATGGAGCGACGTGGCATTCTGACGCTGTGGCTGGAAGTACGCGAGTCAAACGCACGCGCCATTGCGCTTTATGAAAGTCTGGGCTTTAACGAAGTCTCCGTGCGCCGCGATTATTACCCCACGGCACAAGGCAGGGAAGACGCGATTCTCATGGCGCTGCCGCTCGGCTAA
- a CDS encoding LysR family transcriptional regulator, whose amino-acid sequence MDHIQAMRVFVRIVELGSFSRAAERLTLPRATVSNTIKQLEGRLGVRLLQRTTRQVQITDEGRIYYDRCLQLLAEIEEIDMLFTQQKQQPVGKVRVDMPHSLAREIVVPALGEFYARYPQVTLMLSANDAAINVLREGVDCVLRAWQTDDETLATRHLPSMPQITCASADYLARYGVPRSLDELAGHRMVGYFSLRTEYLYPLEFMSGDECITRMLPSPFQVNGTDAYIASACAGLGIIQAPRRGLRPFLESGELVEILPEMPPPAMPLYVMYAPGRFLAPRIRVFIEWLDELFTRHAAAR is encoded by the coding sequence ATGGATCATATTCAGGCGATGCGGGTTTTTGTGCGAATTGTCGAATTGGGTAGCTTCAGCCGGGCGGCGGAGCGACTGACGCTACCGCGTGCGACGGTGAGCAACACCATCAAACAGCTTGAAGGGCGGCTGGGGGTTCGTTTGCTGCAACGCACGACCCGTCAGGTACAGATCACCGATGAAGGGCGTATTTATTACGACCGCTGTTTGCAATTGCTGGCGGAAATTGAAGAGATCGACATGCTGTTCACGCAGCAAAAGCAGCAGCCCGTGGGTAAAGTACGGGTGGATATGCCGCATTCGCTGGCGCGGGAGATTGTCGTGCCAGCGCTGGGAGAATTCTACGCGCGTTATCCGCAGGTGACGCTGATGCTGAGCGCCAACGATGCGGCGATTAATGTGCTGCGTGAAGGCGTTGACTGTGTGTTGCGAGCTTGGCAGACGGACGACGAGACGCTGGCGACCCGCCATTTACCGTCAATGCCGCAGATTACCTGTGCGTCGGCCGACTATTTGGCGCGCTATGGCGTGCCGCGTTCGCTCGATGAGCTAGCGGGACATCGCATGGTCGGGTATTTCTCCCTGCGCACTGAATATCTTTATCCGCTGGAATTCATGTCGGGTGACGAGTGCATTACGCGTATGTTGCCCAGTCCGTTTCAGGTTAACGGCACCGATGCCTACATTGCCAGCGCCTGTGCCGGATTGGGGATTATTCAGGCACCGCGTCGCGGTTTACGCCCATTTCTGGAAAGCGGGGAGCTGGTTGAGATCCTGCCGGAAATGCCGCCGCCCGCGATGCCGCTTTATGTGATGTATGCGCCCGGCCGTTTTCTCGCACCGCGGATTCGGGTGTTTATAGAATGGCTTGATGAACTCTTTACGCGCCACGCCGCAGCGAGATGA
- the alsS gene encoding acetolactate synthase AlsS: protein MEKSTEQQSWSSGAELIVKHLEAQGVKHIFGIPGAKIDRVFDELEDSTIQTIPVRHEANGAFMAAAIGRLTGKAGVTLVTSGPGCSNLVTGLATATAEGDAVVALGGAVKRADKLKLTHQSLDTVSLFQPVSKFSAEITASSAISEVLANAFRAAESGRPGAAFVSLPQDIVNEPASSPVLACPHLPLLNGAPHSDVAEAAKRLRQAKNPVLLLGLMASQQENAQALRRFLHRSQLPVTSTYQAAGVIDQQQFDHFAGRVGLFNNQAGDKLLQQADVIVTVGYSPIEYDPVLWNSGKATLIHIDVLRAEIDSAYHPDIELLGNIAMTVDALNACISEPVILSAGTQAVLQDRQRQRHDLSTRAINMAGFAIHPLRLVRAMQDIVNEDVTLCVDMGSFHIWLARYLYSFRARQILMTNGQQTMGVALPWAIAASLVQPGKKVVSVSGDGGFMQSSMELETAVRLKSNLLHIIWVDNGYNMVEIQQIHKYHRPAGVAFGPIDFKAYAEAFGAKGFAVESADELVSKLRQAMDVDGPAVIAIPVDYSDNHWLMENLNISVLI from the coding sequence ATGGAAAAGTCCACCGAACAGCAAAGCTGGAGTAGCGGAGCCGAGCTGATTGTAAAACACCTGGAAGCGCAGGGCGTAAAGCATATTTTTGGTATTCCCGGCGCTAAAATCGATCGCGTGTTTGATGAGCTGGAAGACTCGACAATTCAAACGATCCCGGTACGTCATGAGGCGAACGGCGCGTTTATGGCGGCGGCGATAGGCCGTCTCACGGGAAAAGCGGGAGTGACGCTGGTGACATCCGGCCCCGGCTGTTCCAATCTGGTCACCGGGCTGGCAACGGCAACCGCAGAAGGTGATGCGGTCGTGGCATTGGGCGGGGCGGTTAAGCGGGCGGATAAGCTCAAGCTGACACACCAGAGTCTGGACACCGTTAGCCTGTTTCAACCGGTCAGTAAATTCAGTGCGGAAATTACGGCATCCAGCGCGATTTCTGAAGTGCTGGCGAATGCTTTCCGGGCAGCGGAAAGCGGCCGTCCAGGGGCGGCATTTGTCAGCCTGCCGCAGGATATCGTCAATGAACCGGCTAGCAGCCCGGTGCTGGCCTGCCCACATTTACCGCTGTTAAATGGTGCACCGCATAGTGACGTTGCCGAGGCGGCTAAACGGCTGCGGCAGGCTAAAAATCCGGTGTTGCTGCTCGGATTAATGGCCAGCCAGCAGGAAAATGCACAGGCGCTGCGTCGTTTTTTACACCGCAGCCAACTGCCGGTTACCAGCACGTATCAGGCTGCTGGCGTGATCGACCAGCAGCAGTTCGATCACTTTGCCGGACGCGTTGGGTTGTTCAACAATCAGGCCGGGGATAAGTTGCTGCAACAGGCAGACGTGATCGTTACCGTAGGCTACAGCCCGATTGAGTACGATCCGGTGTTATGGAATAGCGGCAAAGCAACGCTGATCCACATTGACGTGCTGCGGGCTGAGATCGACAGCGCCTATCACCCTGATATCGAGCTGCTCGGGAATATCGCGATGACGGTGGATGCGTTGAATGCGTGTATCAGCGAGCCAGTGATCTTATCGGCGGGCACGCAGGCCGTATTACAAGATCGTCAGCGCCAGCGTCACGATCTCAGTACGCGCGCTATCAACATGGCAGGATTTGCGATCCACCCTCTGCGTCTGGTGCGGGCGATGCAGGATATTGTCAACGAGGATGTCACGCTGTGTGTCGATATGGGGAGTTTCCACATCTGGCTGGCGCGTTACTTGTATAGTTTCCGGGCGCGACAGATTCTGATGACCAATGGCCAGCAGACCATGGGCGTGGCGCTACCGTGGGCGATAGCGGCATCACTGGTGCAGCCTGGCAAGAAAGTGGTATCCGTTTCCGGCGATGGTGGGTTTATGCAGTCCAGTATGGAGTTGGAAACAGCGGTGCGCCTGAAAAGCAATCTTCTGCATATCATCTGGGTGGATAACGGCTATAACATGGTGGAAATCCAGCAAATCCATAAATACCATCGCCCAGCAGGCGTGGCATTTGGGCCGATTGATTTCAAGGCGTATGCGGAAGCGTTTGGCGCGAAAGGGTTTGCGGTGGAATCCGCGGATGAACTGGTCAGCAAACTTCGTCAGGCGATGGATGTTGACGGCCCTGCCGTGATTGCGATTCCGGTTGATTATTCCGATAACCACTGGTTGATGGAGAATCTAAATATTAGCGTGCTGATTTGA
- a CDS encoding discoidin domain-containing protein → MKKYTLATTLLCGLFSLSAYAVQVTAVTASSYDSDKGHKPANIADGDVKTRWAANGESWVQLELDKEQSVENFVLVPFKADERKLKFSVSYSTDGKTWKKLADNLVTSSNAKDGEKFTFPAVKAKFFKLDTFGTDVNKWSAINEISFNSAAQVPAQAIK, encoded by the coding sequence ATGAAAAAATACACTCTGGCTACGACGCTCCTGTGCGGCTTATTCTCTCTTTCCGCTTATGCGGTACAAGTAACGGCGGTAACCGCCTCCTCTTATGATTCAGACAAAGGCCACAAGCCTGCCAACATTGCCGATGGCGACGTCAAAACACGCTGGGCGGCAAACGGTGAGAGCTGGGTTCAATTAGAACTGGATAAAGAACAATCAGTTGAGAACTTTGTTCTTGTTCCTTTCAAAGCGGACGAGCGTAAACTGAAGTTCTCCGTCTCCTACTCCACCGACGGTAAAACCTGGAAAAAGCTGGCTGACAATCTGGTCACCTCCAGCAATGCCAAAGACGGTGAAAAATTCACCTTTCCAGCCGTTAAAGCCAAATTCTTCAAACTGGATACGTTTGGCACCGATGTGAACAAATGGAGCGCGATAAACGAGATCAGCTTTAATAGCGCTGCGCAGGTTCCTGCTCAAGCGATTAAGTAA
- a CDS encoding aldo/keto reductase, with protein MQQRKLGANGPQVSAIGLGCMGMSDFYSTAQDEKESIATLHRALELGVTLLDTADMYGPHTNEQLLGKAIKGKREQVFLATKFGIIRDPANPHARGICGKPDYIRRSVEGSLTRLGTDVIDLYYQHRIDPTVPIEETVGTLAELVQEGKIRYIGLSEASTTTLERAHRVHPITALQSEYSLWTRDMEAEILPTCERLGIGFVPYSPLGRGFLTGAIRSPDDLAADDFRRTNPRFSGENFGKNLLLVEKINQLAQEKQVTPSQLALAWVLAQGEHIVPIPGTKRRRYLEENVAALEITLTQAELAAINAIFPPDAAAGERYGKESMAALNQ; from the coding sequence ATGCAACAACGCAAATTAGGCGCGAACGGTCCACAGGTTTCGGCTATTGGGCTAGGCTGCATGGGGATGAGCGATTTCTACTCCACCGCGCAGGATGAAAAAGAATCCATCGCCACGCTGCATCGCGCATTGGAATTGGGCGTGACCTTGCTGGATACCGCCGACATGTATGGCCCCCATACCAATGAACAGTTGCTCGGTAAAGCGATAAAAGGCAAGCGTGAGCAGGTCTTTCTGGCGACCAAATTCGGCATCATCCGCGACCCGGCGAATCCCCACGCTCGCGGCATCTGCGGTAAACCGGATTATATCCGCCGTTCGGTAGAAGGCAGCCTGACGCGCCTCGGTACGGATGTCATCGATTTGTACTATCAGCACCGCATCGACCCGACAGTGCCCATTGAAGAGACGGTCGGCACACTGGCGGAGCTAGTACAGGAAGGCAAGATTCGCTACATCGGCCTGAGTGAAGCCTCGACCACCACGCTGGAACGCGCGCATCGCGTGCATCCGATCACCGCGTTACAGAGTGAATACTCACTGTGGACACGCGACATGGAAGCCGAGATTCTGCCAACCTGTGAGCGTCTGGGGATCGGATTTGTGCCTTACAGCCCGCTGGGGCGCGGCTTTCTGACCGGCGCGATTCGCAGCCCGGACGATCTGGCCGCCGACGATTTCCGTCGTACCAATCCACGTTTCTCGGGGGAAAATTTCGGCAAGAATCTGCTGCTGGTCGAGAAAATTAACCAACTGGCGCAGGAAAAGCAGGTGACGCCATCACAGTTAGCACTGGCGTGGGTCCTGGCACAGGGCGAGCATATCGTGCCGATTCCGGGCACCAAGCGCCGCCGCTATCTGGAAGAGAACGTCGCGGCGCTGGAGATCACACTGACGCAAGCCGAGTTGGCCGCCATTAATGCCATCTTCCCACCCGATGCCGCAGCGGGCGAACGCTACGGCAAGGAGAGTATGGCGGCTCTTAATCAGTAG
- a CDS encoding FecR domain-containing protein encodes MNNPSLNKPSFIALQQASEWYAQLCDREPGDEYYHHWQRWMEESEEHRHAWEYVLTVSQRFQPLRGEGQQPALNALLHQSEPMTRRRALKLAALLSTGSLLSWLTYRHTPLKNSLLAMTADHHSAVGEIKSLILPDNTRLWLNTASAIDIRYSDQRREIALLAGDILIDTAADPRPFFVTTAQGRLQALGTRFSVAQASDTTTLTVYQHAVDVSARYAAAARRVNAGYHLRFNTNGQGDIEPNQQNDAGWAHGVLQADNMPLGEVVAQLSRYRHGYLACQPAIADLRVMGTFPLTDTDMALNMLEQTFPVRIHQRFPWWVTVEPR; translated from the coding sequence ATGAATAACCCCAGCCTGAACAAACCCAGCTTTATTGCCTTGCAGCAGGCATCAGAGTGGTACGCTCAACTGTGCGATCGGGAACCTGGCGATGAGTACTACCACCATTGGCAGCGCTGGATGGAGGAAAGCGAGGAACATCGCCATGCCTGGGAATACGTGCTCACGGTCAGCCAACGCTTCCAGCCGCTGCGTGGTGAAGGTCAGCAACCCGCGCTGAATGCGCTGCTACACCAATCTGAGCCGATGACGCGCCGCCGCGCGCTCAAACTCGCAGCCCTACTCAGCACGGGTTCACTGCTGTCTTGGCTGACTTACCGCCATACGCCGCTAAAAAATTCGCTGCTGGCGATGACGGCCGATCATCACAGCGCAGTGGGTGAAATCAAATCGCTGATCTTACCGGACAACACCCGGCTATGGCTGAACACCGCCAGCGCGATTGATATCCGTTACAGCGACCAGCGTCGGGAAATCGCCCTGCTAGCGGGGGACATTCTGATTGATACCGCCGCCGACCCCCGTCCTTTCTTTGTCACCACCGCGCAAGGACGCTTGCAGGCGCTGGGTACGCGTTTCAGCGTCGCGCAGGCATCGGATACCACCACGCTTACCGTGTACCAACACGCCGTCGACGTCAGCGCCAGATACGCTGCCGCCGCACGTCGGGTCAACGCAGGCTATCACCTGCGCTTTAACACCAACGGTCAGGGGGACATCGAGCCCAATCAGCAGAACGATGCCGGCTGGGCACACGGCGTACTACAGGCAGACAACATGCCGCTGGGCGAGGTCGTAGCGCAACTGTCTCGCTACCGCCACGGCTATCTGGCATGCCAGCCCGCCATCGCTGATTTACGCGTGATGGGCACCTTCCCCTTAACTGACACCGACATGGCACTGAACATGCTGGAACAGACTTTCCCGGTTCGCATCCATCAGCGTTTTCCGTGGTGGGTGACCGTCGAGCCGCGCTGA
- a CDS encoding LysR family transcriptional regulator has protein sequence MELRYLRYFVAVAQARHFTRAAESLGMSQPPLSQQIKKFEQEIGTPLFKRLTRGVEMTEAGQAFYEDACRILQLTDSAIARTRSIARGEKGSLSVGFSPSAMFHPTVLTLLHCYCKQYPNVQPLPKEENPATLITSLQERHIDIAFLRLPCDLSDEINGEILAKESMKLVLPAGHALSHKTQVSLSELRQEPLIIFPREVCPGLHDMIIRTCYLSGYGPRPSPFAPQLTATVGMVAAGFGVTLVPESLACIKADNVTYHDIGMPEIHTQIAAIWRKHERSPTIVNMIHLIRQYLSNPYPN, from the coding sequence ATGGAGCTACGTTATCTGCGCTATTTTGTCGCCGTTGCCCAGGCACGACATTTCACGCGTGCAGCAGAAAGTCTGGGGATGTCACAGCCACCTCTCAGCCAGCAAATCAAGAAATTCGAACAGGAGATCGGGACACCACTGTTCAAACGGCTGACACGCGGTGTAGAAATGACGGAGGCGGGACAGGCGTTCTATGAAGATGCATGTCGGATTCTGCAACTCACCGATTCGGCGATCGCGCGGACAAGAAGCATTGCGCGAGGTGAAAAAGGTAGCCTGAGCGTAGGCTTCTCCCCGTCTGCCATGTTCCACCCAACAGTGCTTACCCTGCTGCACTGTTACTGTAAACAGTATCCGAATGTGCAACCGCTACCGAAGGAAGAAAATCCGGCAACGCTTATTACTTCACTGCAAGAACGCCATATTGACATCGCCTTTCTGCGCTTACCTTGCGACCTCAGTGATGAGATTAATGGGGAGATTTTGGCAAAAGAGTCCATGAAATTGGTATTACCCGCAGGGCATGCACTTAGCCATAAAACGCAGGTCTCGCTCAGCGAACTACGTCAGGAGCCACTGATTATTTTCCCACGCGAGGTGTGTCCAGGGCTGCACGATATGATTATCCGCACCTGCTATCTGTCAGGCTATGGCCCCAGACCCAGTCCCTTTGCCCCGCAGCTCACGGCAACGGTAGGAATGGTCGCCGCAGGCTTCGGCGTCACGCTCGTACCAGAATCACTTGCCTGCATTAAGGCCGATAACGTGACCTATCATGACATCGGCATGCCCGAAATCCATACACAAATTGCGGCTATCTGGCGTAAACATGAACGATCGCCCACTATCGTGAATATGATCCACCTGATACGCCAGTATCTGAGCAACCCCTATCCCAATTAA
- the rsmC gene encoding 16S rRNA (guanine(1207)-N(2))-methyltransferase RsmC, giving the protein MSALTPASEVILRHSDEFLSRRVLFAGDLQDTLPAQFEAASVRVHCNQYHHWQQMAKPLGENAQYGLVADTALVADSDTLIYYWPKSKQEAEFQLRNLLSLLPVGAEIFVVGENRSGVRSAETVLSDFVELVKIDSARRCGLYHGRIDKQSSFTLDDWWDEYVTDGVIVKTLPGVFSRDDLDPGSRLLLSTFEPHMKGKVLDIACGAGVLASVLAKQSPKIRLTLSDVSAAAVESSKATLAANALEGEVIASNVYSDINGRFDMIVSNPPFHDGLQTSLQAAEMLIRGAVSHLPVGGQLRIVANAFLPYPALLDAAFGSHEVLAQTGRFKVYQATVGRPPRTGSKGRR; this is encoded by the coding sequence ATGTCCGCATTAACCCCCGCCAGTGAAGTCATACTGCGCCACAGTGACGAATTTCTTTCACGCCGTGTTCTGTTTGCCGGTGATTTGCAGGATACCCTGCCTGCGCAATTTGAGGCGGCGTCGGTGCGTGTCCACTGCAACCAATATCACCACTGGCAGCAGATGGCAAAGCCACTTGGGGAGAATGCTCAATACGGTCTGGTGGCGGATACGGCGCTGGTGGCGGATAGCGACACGCTGATTTATTATTGGCCGAAGAGCAAACAGGAAGCGGAATTCCAGTTGCGTAACCTGCTGTCCCTGCTGCCGGTTGGCGCGGAAATCTTCGTGGTTGGGGAAAACCGCAGCGGCGTGCGCAGCGCCGAAACCGTGCTGTCTGACTTCGTCGAGTTGGTGAAAATCGACAGTGCACGCCGCTGCGGGCTTTACCATGGTCGAATCGATAAGCAGTCCAGCTTCACGCTGGATGACTGGTGGGATGAGTATGTGACGGATGGCGTGATCGTCAAAACGCTTCCGGGCGTCTTCAGCCGTGATGATCTGGATCCGGGCAGTCGACTGCTGCTGTCTACGTTTGAGCCGCACATGAAAGGCAAAGTGCTGGATATCGCCTGCGGGGCGGGCGTGCTGGCATCGGTGCTGGCGAAGCAGTCGCCGAAAATCCGTCTGACGCTGAGCGATGTCAGCGCGGCGGCGGTGGAGTCCAGCAAAGCTACGCTGGCGGCGAATGCGTTAGAAGGCGAGGTGATTGCGAGCAACGTCTATTCCGACATTAATGGCCGCTTCGATATGATTGTCTCCAATCCGCCATTCCACGACGGCTTACAGACTAGCCTGCAAGCCGCGGAAATGCTGATTCGTGGTGCGGTATCCCATCTACCGGTTGGCGGGCAGCTACGTATCGTCGCTAACGCCTTCCTGCCTTATCCCGCGCTGCTTGATGCGGCGTTTGGTAGCCATGAAGTGCTGGCGCAAACCGGACGCTTCAAGGTGTATCAGGCTACCGTGGGTCGCCCGCCGCGTACAGGCAGTAAAGGTCGTCGGTAA
- a CDS encoding sigma-70 family RNA polymerase sigma factor, translating to MSSANIDTSADMHQLYCQHHGWLQGLLRKRLGNLCDAADLAQDVFVRLLLKPRQFDNHAGARAYLSVMAQGMCVDLWRKREIERAWLASLAEQPEPVALSAEDSNIILETLYQVDAMLRALPEKVRAAFIMAQVQGLPYREIAEALGVSERMVKKYMAQAMLHCVLLEAEIGADCRAVHS from the coding sequence ATGTCATCAGCCAATATCGATACCTCAGCAGATATGCATCAGCTCTATTGTCAGCATCATGGCTGGTTGCAGGGGCTATTGCGCAAACGGCTGGGAAATCTGTGCGATGCGGCCGATCTGGCGCAGGATGTGTTTGTACGCCTGCTGTTAAAGCCACGCCAGTTCGACAACCACGCGGGAGCGCGGGCTTATCTGAGCGTGATGGCACAGGGCATGTGTGTCGACCTCTGGCGCAAACGGGAAATTGAGCGCGCCTGGCTCGCCTCGCTTGCCGAACAGCCGGAGCCGGTTGCGCTGTCAGCGGAAGACAGCAACATCATTCTCGAAACGCTGTATCAGGTCGATGCCATGCTGCGCGCGCTGCCCGAGAAGGTGCGCGCCGCGTTCATCATGGCGCAGGTACAGGGATTACCCTATCGGGAGATTGCCGAGGCGCTGGGCGTTTCCGAACGCATGGTGAAAAAATACATGGCGCAGGCTATGTTGCACTGTGTGCTGCTGGAGGCAGAGATAGGCGCGGACTGCCGGGCCGTTCATTCATGA
- a CDS encoding DNA polymerase III subunit psi yields the protein MESRRDRLLQQLGITQWTLRRPTVLQGEIAVSLPVQVRLVIVSAEPLADDEPLLADVLHSLALTPAQAYRLTPQQLEMLPADARCHSWRLGIAAPIALQGIQLSSPKLSELYQNADAKRALWQQICEHEHDIFSDASRSGTSL from the coding sequence ATGGAATCAAGACGTGACAGGCTGCTACAGCAACTGGGAATTACGCAGTGGACGCTGCGTCGCCCGACTGTGCTGCAAGGCGAAATCGCCGTCAGTCTGCCCGTACAGGTGCGTCTGGTGATTGTCTCCGCCGAGCCGCTGGCCGATGATGAACCGCTGCTGGCCGATGTCCTGCACAGTCTGGCGCTGACCCCTGCACAAGCCTATCGGCTGACGCCGCAGCAGCTCGAGATGCTGCCCGCCGACGCACGCTGCCATAGCTGGCGGTTAGGCATCGCAGCCCCCATTGCGCTACAGGGTATTCAGCTTTCCAGCCCTAAGCTTTCCGAACTTTATCAAAATGCCGACGCCAAACGGGCGTTATGGCAGCAGATCTGTGAACATGAACACGATATCTTCTCTGACGCCAGCCGATCTGGCACAAGCCTTTAA
- a CDS encoding DUF1435 domain-containing protein, which translates to MLTAMITACGLWSVSWCMGKHLSSAWGVLLPCAIMPLLALLDLNLTHLKVIIAIALLATLVMLFHQRLRHYLLLPSCIALAGGLAALSVTFNMTTM; encoded by the coding sequence ATGCTGACAGCAATGATCACAGCCTGCGGGCTATGGAGCGTGAGTTGGTGTATGGGGAAGCATTTGTCGAGCGCCTGGGGCGTGCTGTTGCCTTGTGCCATCATGCCGCTATTAGCACTACTCGATCTTAACCTGACGCACCTGAAAGTGATTATCGCCATCGCGCTACTGGCGACGCTTGTCATGCTGTTTCATCAACGCTTACGCCACTATTTATTGCTGCCATCCTGCATTGCGCTGGCTGGCGGACTGGCAGCACTCTCCGTCACGTTTAATATGACGACGATGTAA
- the budA gene encoding acetolactate decarboxylase: MKTNVSEQSCEEAFASYAYDFRQQYADSVIYQTSLMSGLINGVYEGSRTMAELLEHGDFGLGTFNSLDGELIALNSQIFQLLSDGSARAAKPDQKTPFAVMTFFRPTETIRFDHWTSREEIHRQIDEIVGTDNLFCALRIDGNFRCVETRTVPRQCRPYKPMQEAIEGQPTFHFEHRNGSVIGFRSPAYTQGINVAGYHEHFITDDRQGGGHILNYDVEHGTLTFGVVAKLIIDLPQDREFLNADLSSENLNSVIKSVES, encoded by the coding sequence ATGAAAACGAATGTCAGTGAACAATCCTGTGAGGAAGCCTTTGCCAGCTATGCTTATGATTTTCGGCAGCAGTATGCAGACAGCGTTATTTATCAGACCTCATTAATGAGTGGGCTAATAAATGGTGTCTATGAAGGTAGCCGAACGATGGCCGAACTGCTGGAGCATGGTGATTTTGGATTAGGAACATTTAATAGTTTGGATGGGGAACTGATTGCATTAAATAGCCAGATTTTCCAACTGTTATCCGACGGCAGTGCACGGGCAGCGAAGCCGGATCAGAAAACGCCGTTTGCGGTCATGACGTTCTTTCGTCCGACGGAAACGATCCGCTTTGATCATTGGACGTCGCGCGAAGAGATACATCGCCAGATCGACGAAATTGTGGGAACGGATAACTTGTTCTGCGCGTTGCGGATTGACGGGAATTTTCGCTGCGTTGAAACCCGCACCGTTCCTCGTCAGTGCCGGCCTTATAAACCGATGCAGGAGGCCATTGAAGGACAACCGACATTTCATTTTGAACACCGTAATGGCAGCGTTATCGGTTTTCGTAGCCCAGCTTATACCCAGGGAATTAATGTTGCGGGTTATCACGAACATTTCATTACTGACGATCGCCAGGGCGGCGGCCATATTCTGAATTATGACGTCGAACACGGCACGCTAACGTTTGGTGTGGTTGCCAAACTGATCATCGATCTGCCTCAGGATCGGGAATTTCTCAATGCCGATCTGTCCTCAGAAAACCTCAATAGCGTCATCAAGTCAGTAGAGAGCTAG